The genomic interval TCACATTCCAGAGTATTAACCTCATTCGTTGAAAGAGCCGGCACCTCTTCACGATCTATAGCCTTCGGTTTAGCATCCTCAATAACATACCAATAATCACTGCGGCCATTAGTCATTAGCAAGTAGGGAGCATTTACCTTTTGATTGTATCGGGCCAACTGTTCGGCAGTCTTCTCTGATATAGGTACATGCTCTGCTTTACATTCAACCAAGAGCTTAGGTTCAAAGTCCTGATTGTAGCAAATTATATCAGTTCGCATTTCTTTATCAGCCATCTCACCGATAGACTCTTCGGTAGAAATACGGTGCTTTGACCAGCCGGCTTGCATTAGATGTTCAATGACCCGTAATCTCACACGTTCTTCTGGACGATTTTTAAGGGCCTTTTTTTGGATGGGATTCCATAACTTTTTTGCACGATCACGCCACACCACACGTGGAAAGATATGTTCCGCAATGCTAGACATTACAGTAATTATGACCTGGCAGTTTATTTAAAGGTTTGGCGCAAGCGAGACGCTTACGCCAACATACAATATAGTTCTGTAAAAACCCGTTCGATCGAAAGTTATCTGCGTCCTATAAACTATGCCGCAGCAGCTTCTTTTTCTTTATCCATCTGGCGGTAGATAATCAACTGCTGGCCAATAGATACTACGTTATAAATCAAATAGTAGAGGCTGAGACCTGCTGCAAAATTGTTGAAGATAAACAACAACATAAACGGAAAGACATAT from Fodinibius salinus carries:
- a CDS encoding type I restriction enzyme HsdR N-terminal domain-containing protein, with protein sequence MSSIAEHIFPRVVWRDRAKKLWNPIQKKALKNRPEERVRLRVIEHLMQAGWSKHRISTEESIGEMADKEMRTDIICYNQDFEPKLLVECKAEHVPISEKTAEQLARYNQKVNAPYLLMTNGRSDYWYVIEDAKPKAIDREEVPALSTNEVNTLECDFKYWCDRGFAGKKASPELRTWLTKTLDGLCFPEEENAIQFLSFGQGPSDVELSHYYRIGSLSDNKRLAVTTLQTAYGGNRMIIIFNKDDENKAVLEINLGLLFDDKKGNSSLYDKSGIRTFDLGKHWNLQEKNSPEVIMEQANAIFEKHVE